The Spirochaetota bacterium genome has a segment encoding these proteins:
- a CDS encoding HD domain-containing protein: MAARSRGYFSACIGASNDCDLLARCACFVGRAVQFVSEPYPIFGYRFYKHFPDNGGGSDAHGPAYRTPKSSLTFFPLRAYHADRRACPRGAANPIRRAGYDHETEDANEPSLRGTPRVQVPIGQRKTIDFGAPCRTLAPMNADDRLIEDAAAYARDQMGPLAPSHGWDHVERVERLAARIASLEGANLFIVRLAAYLHDIARVIEDSSGGKICHAEAGSAMALEFLRGRGLDETRARHVADCILSHRFRNDHAPRTIEAKCLYDADKLDSIGAVGIGRAFLFAGEVNARLHNPDVEILSTTAYSGEDTAYREYMVKLQFVRERMQTAEGARVAGERHDYMVGFFSRLTAETRGEA; this comes from the coding sequence ATGGCGGCGAGAAGCAGGGGGTATTTTTCAGCATGCATCGGCGCCTCCAATGATTGCGATCTTCTCGCACGCTGCGCATGTTTCGTCGGGCGCGCGGTTCAATTCGTTTCGGAACCCTATCCTATATTCGGATATCGATTTTACAAGCACTTTCCGGATAACGGCGGGGGGTCCGATGCGCATGGACCCGCGTATCGGACCCCAAAATCGTCTTTGACCTTTTTTCCGCTCCGTGCGTATCATGCGGATCGTAGGGCGTGCCCGCGCGGCGCCGCGAATCCCATTCGGAGAGCAGGCTACGATCATGAAACCGAAGACGCCAATGAACCATCCCTTCGTGGAACGCCACGAGTACAAGTTCCTATTGGGCAGCGAAAAACTATTGATTTCGGCGCGCCGTGCCGCACACTCGCACCCATGAATGCCGATGACCGCTTGATCGAAGACGCCGCCGCGTACGCGCGCGATCAGATGGGACCCCTTGCACCCAGCCACGGATGGGACCACGTTGAGCGCGTGGAACGGCTCGCCGCGCGTATCGCGTCCCTCGAGGGGGCGAACCTTTTCATCGTGCGCCTGGCTGCGTACCTGCACGACATAGCGCGCGTCATCGAGGACTCCTCGGGAGGAAAGATTTGCCACGCGGAGGCGGGGAGCGCGATGGCCCTTGAGTTCCTGCGCGGCAGGGGGCTCGACGAGACGCGCGCCCGGCACGTCGCGGACTGCATTCTCTCGCACCGATTCCGGAACGATCACGCGCCGCGCACGATCGAGGCGAAGTGCCTGTACGACGCGGACAAGCTCGACAGCATAGGCGCGGTGGGGATCGGGCGCGCCTTCCTGTTCGCCGGGGAGGTGAACGCGCGGCTCCATAACCCGGACGTGGAAATCCTGTCCACGACCGCGTACTCCGGCGAGGACACGGCCTACCGCGAGTACATGGTGAAGCTCCAGTTCGTCCGGGAACGCATGCAGACGGCGGAGGGCGCGCGCGTCGCGGGGGAACGTCACGATTACATGGTCGGATTTTTCTCACGCCTCACCGCGGAAACGCGCGGGGAGGCATAG